ATCAACCGGTCGCATCTCTATTTCGCGCTGCTCGCGCTTGACATGCGCTCGGCGCAGAATGCGCTCCGGGTGATCCGGGCCCTGAAATCAGAAGGTCTGCCGCGCGAAAGGCTGCGCTTTGCCCTGAACCGGGCGCCCAAATTCACGGATCTGTCGGGCCGCGGCCGGGTGCGACGGCTGGCCGACAGTCTCGATATCGAGATCGGGCTTATGTTGCCCGATGGCGGCAGATCGGTGACCGAAGCCGGCGATCACGGTCTGCTTCTGGCCGAAACCGCCGCCCGGTCGCCGCTGCGAAAGGAGATCCGCAAGCTGGCGCTGTCGCTGCATGATGTCGGAACGGCTGCGGCCGCCGCCGCGCAATAGGAAGCCCTGCATGTTTTCGCGCTACAGGAAACCCGCGCCCGGCAAGGTGCCGCCCGCCCCGCCGCAACCGCAGGCCAAGACACCGCCCGAGGCCCCGGCCGAGGCATCGGCGCCCGCCCTCCCCGCCCTGCCGCTCCAGGCAGCGCCCAACGAGAAGGACCGCAAGCGCAAGGAGCGTCTGGGCGAGCTGAAAGCCGAGCTGCACAAGACGCTTCTGGAAAACCTCAACCTCGCCGCGCTTGAACATGCCGAAGAGAAGGAGCTTCGCACCGAGATCCAGGCCATCGCCTCGGAAACGCTCGAGGAGATGGGCGTCGTTCTGAACAAGGACGACCGCAACCAGCTTTACCAGGAGCTGTTCGACGAGGTGACCGGGCTCGGCCCGCTCGAACCGCTGCTGAAGGACGACAGCGTCAACGACATCCTGGTCAACGGCCCCCGTCAGATCTTCGTCGAGCGCGGCGGCAAGCTTCAGCTGACCGACATCGCCTTCCGGGACGAAAAGCACCTGCTTAGGATCATCGACAGGATCGTCTCGGCGGTGGGGCGGCGGGTCGACGAATCGACCCCCTATGTCGATGCCCGGCTGGCCGACGGCTCGCGCTTCAACGCGATGGTGCCGCCGGTCGCCGTCGATGGCAGCCTGGTCTCGATCCGGAAATTCAGGAAGGACAAGCTCGGCATCGACGACCTGGTGAGATTCGGCGCCTTCACCGAGGAGATGGCCGCCTATCTGCAGGCCGCGGTGGCGACGCGCCTCAACATCATCGTCTCGGGCGGCACCGGCTCGGGCAAGACCACGACGCTGAACGCGCTCTCCTCCTTCATCGACAATTCCGAACGGATCCTCACCATCGAGGACACCGCCGAGCTGCAGCTGCAGCAGACCCATGTCGGCCGGATGGAAAGCCGCCCCCCCAATGTCGAGGGCAAAGGCGCGGTCAGCCAGCGCGACTGTCTCAAGAACGCGCTCCGGATGCGGCCCGACCGCATCATCGTCGGCGAGACCCGCGGCAACGAGGTGATCGACATGCTGCAGGCGATGAATACCGGCCATGACGGCTCGATGACCACGATCCATGCCAATAACGCGCGCGACGCGGTCAGCCGGCTGGAAAACATGATTGCCATGGCCGGGATCGAGATGCCGCTGAGGGCGGTGCGGGCGCAGATCGCCTCGGCCGTCAACCTGATCGTGCAGGCCAGCCGCCTGCAGGACGGATCGCGCCGTCTGGTCTCGATCACCGAGGTGACGGGGATGGAGGGTGAGGTGATCTCGATGCAGGAAGTGTTCCGCTACGAACGCCTCGGGCTCGACCCCGGCGGCAGGATCGCCGGCCGGTTCACCGCGACCGGCATGCGCAGCCATTTCTCGGAGCGGTTCCGGCAATGGGGCTACGACCTTCCCACCGCCATCTTCGAGCCCGGACGGGGAGGCTAACCCATGCAGATCGGCACCGAACTCCTGATCTACGGCCTGATCTTCCTCTCGGTGCTGGCGCTGGTCGAGGGGCTGTACCTGACGCTTTTCGGCAAGTCGATCAGCCTGAACGCCCGGGTCAACCGGCGGCTCGAGATGCTGGAAAGGGGCCTCGACCGCGACCAGGTGCTGGAACAGCTCCGCAAGGAGATGACCCAGCACATGCGCGCCCGCGGCATCCCGCTTTACGCGCTTCTGGCCGAGCGGGCGCAGAAGGCCAATATCGCCTTCACCCCGCTGCAGCTGATCGCGGTGATGGTCGCGCTGTCGGTCCTGGCCTTCCTGGGATTGACGATCGGAACCGAAGCGGCCCTGCCGGTGCGCGCGCTGGCCTCGGTCGCGATCGGCGTCGGGGGCGTCTGCACCTGGGTCAACGGCAAGGCCAGCAAGCGGCTCGGGCTGATCGAGGAACAGTTGCCCGACGCGGTCGAACTGATGGTGCGCGCGCTGCGCGTGGGCCATCCCTTCGTCGCGGCCATCAACATCGTCGCCAAGGAGGTGCCCGACCCGCTGGGCTCGGAATTCGGGGTGATCGCCGACGAGGTCGCCTATGGCCGGGATATCGGCGAGGCGCTGAAGGATCTGGCCGAGCGGGTCGGGATGCAGGATCTGCGCTTTCTCGCGGTGGCGGTGACGATCCAGCAGCAATCGGGCGGCAATCTCGCCGAGGTGCTTGCGGGCCTCGCCAAGGTGATCCGGTCGCGCTTCAAGCTGTTCCGGCGGGTCAAGGCGATCACCGCCGAGGCGAAATGGTCGGGCATGTTCCTGTCGGGCTTCCCGGTCGCCGCGATCCTGATGATCTCGATCCTGAAGCCCGATTATTACGACGCGGTGAAGGAAACCGCCTTCTTCCTTCCGGCC
The genomic region above belongs to Rhodovulum sulfidophilum DSM 1374 and contains:
- a CDS encoding CpaF family protein, which produces MFSRYRKPAPGKVPPAPPQPQAKTPPEAPAEASAPALPALPLQAAPNEKDRKRKERLGELKAELHKTLLENLNLAALEHAEEKELRTEIQAIASETLEEMGVVLNKDDRNQLYQELFDEVTGLGPLEPLLKDDSVNDILVNGPRQIFVERGGKLQLTDIAFRDEKHLLRIIDRIVSAVGRRVDESTPYVDARLADGSRFNAMVPPVAVDGSLVSIRKFRKDKLGIDDLVRFGAFTEEMAAYLQAAVATRLNIIVSGGTGSGKTTTLNALSSFIDNSERILTIEDTAELQLQQTHVGRMESRPPNVEGKGAVSQRDCLKNALRMRPDRIIVGETRGNEVIDMLQAMNTGHDGSMTTIHANNARDAVSRLENMIAMAGIEMPLRAVRAQIASAVNLIVQASRLQDGSRRLVSITEVTGMEGEVISMQEVFRYERLGLDPGGRIAGRFTATGMRSHFSERFRQWGYDLPTAIFEPGRGG
- a CDS encoding type II secretion system F family protein, which translates into the protein MQIGTELLIYGLIFLSVLALVEGLYLTLFGKSISLNARVNRRLEMLERGLDRDQVLEQLRKEMTQHMRARGIPLYALLAERAQKANIAFTPLQLIAVMVALSVLAFLGLTIGTEAALPVRALASVAIGVGGVCTWVNGKASKRLGLIEEQLPDAVELMVRALRVGHPFVAAINIVAKEVPDPLGSEFGVIADEVAYGRDIGEALKDLAERVGMQDLRFLAVAVTIQQQSGGNLAEVLAGLAKVIRSRFKLFRRVKAITAEAKWSGMFLSGFPVAAILMISILKPDYYDAVKETAFFLPAAIAVAVFLVVNVIFMRVMINIKV